tTTACACAGGTCTGAAGTACAGGATATTtttatccatccattttctttcttgcacCGCAAGCAATGTCAGACTTACTTTGATTAACTATTGTATTTTTCACTATCCTGGACCTACCTGCTGTGTGagatattaataacaaaaatgtgAAGGAATACTTGTGAAATCATGTATGAAGATACCTCGTCTTGTCTCTTAAAAAGGGATGAGAGCACCTCACTTCCAACAGCTATTCTCTACAGGAGACAATATAATGACAAAAGcataaagagggaaaaaattgcTGTAGGGAGCAAGGACGGAGCATGACAAGGCAAAGATGGGAAGTTTACTATTGTGGCTGACCTGCACTATAGAGCGAGGGATCACAGGGGACATGTCTGAGATCAAGATTGGAGTTCCACAACTTGAATGCAATTTTAATGAATAATAGTGACAGCAATTTGGATATCACTTAGGCTAAAAAGAATGGTGCATAGATAACATTAAATTTATCATGCATGTAAAAATAGCCTTTGATTTCTtacataaaatgataaaataatgagCCTTAAAAAATTAACCTCCTTGAAGATTTGGTCTTGTGCAAAAATATAGAACAAAGATGAACAATGCAGAATTGAAAAACATGCATCTTGTTcagtaccttttttttatttattttttctttgctgaGCAGATGTTAACATCCTTTTCCTAATAAGGAAATGCATGAGATAAGAGATGAGTTTCTTAACCGATCAATTATCACTGTCCTCATTTATCAACAAGCAGTCAGTAGGAGGGGGTTAGCATCCTCAACTTATACCCAAGATGTAATGGATTTGAATTCCTGACTGGAtgtagagatttttttttttttttttttttttgatgctGCAGGTCCTGTTTTTCCAGCAATGAACAGGTACAGAAGATGAGTTGTGACCCTCCAATCTGATAACACCACCAAGATGACACAGTACACTCAGTACACTACAATGAACTCatgcatgatgatgatgatgatgatgacatggACGAATTGAGAGCTGATAACAGCACTGAGTTATAGAGAGTAAAGTTTCTATGAAGAACTGGAAGTAACTAAGACTAACTGATCATACTATTGTGCATCTGATATGAAAGACAAGAAATTACATTGGTCAATGTTATTCTATGataaaatacaagtaaataagaaccatgagagagagagagagagagagagagagagagagagagagagagagagagagagagagagagagagagagagagagagagagagagagagagagagagttccaaaTTTAATATTTACACACATCATTGCTATGATACTTGCAGAGCCCCAAAAGCAAATGCTAACTGAATTTGTAATTGCAAAACCTTTCAAGCAATTCCCAGTAATTATATAATATCATTGAAAATGAAAAGCACCCATCAGTTGCTTGGTGGAAAGAAAAGCCAGTCATAGTTTTCTCTCCAGTCTTAGATGTATTAAATGGACTATGGGATTTATTAAAAGTCCCTCtgatattattttatcttaAACTTTCTACATTAAAGATTATCTCTAAATTATCTTACAATTACAACACCTTACTTAGCACTTAAATGATAGTTACCAACTCTATAGAAACCCATATGCTGATAACAACAAGTATGCTACCTCATGTCTGATTGCAAGGTTACAAGTGGACCAATTTTATATCTCAACATTTCATTCTTATAGGCACTTCTTTATGAACCTTCAATTAACCTGCTTCTTCACAACAATGTCAGCCAAtcatctcctcctgcttctccataCTGGCTTTGAGGTTGACCCAGGCAGATTCTACGCGGCCATCCAAGCAGAGAGATGAGCCTTCCTTCAGGGAACGATCAAGACAACTAAGCTTGGCACGCAAACTTTTGCGGTTGTATTCCATGTATGGTATCTGGAATCACAGAAAACCAAAATATAATGGTGAAATCATTTGAACTGTAATACTTATAAGCAAGGAATGTGTAGTAGACGACTATATTTGTAAAATACTTCATACACAATAACCCTTACTAGAATCTTACACATGCAAAGTATATCTTACTAGAGTCTTACAGTGATCTCTGTAAAGTGATTCAAGATACAAGTAAAATACTTCTGTCCTAGCAAATTAGTCTTTGTGCTAATCATTGAATGGACTCCCCTACAAGCAAGATCAACACAAATCTTTTTTCTAAGGTAGGTATGGGGAGCTTACCACAGACACATAGTAGCCTAGAGTGCTAAGTTGTCTCTTCCTCATGTGAACATTTCCTCTCAACTCTTCTGTGTTGCGAATGAAGGAGTTCCGTCCTGCAACAACGACAGTATTCCACTGGATCTCTCCCGGCCGTCCCAAGGGTCGCTTCAGGTCAGTGGCAGCAAGGTCCCTGTACTCCTGAGGCAGCACCACTGGCTGCCCTTCAGCATCAGTACAAAATACCAAATCTGGAAATTAAATATTATTGAGAGGATACGAAATAATATAGATTAAGTATCTTTATGAAATTATGCTCTTTTACATCCattattaatctatttcttGATAGGCTCAAAATATAATGGTAAGATGATGACATAATTTAtcgtgaaaaggaaaaaaatactaaccAGGTGTTTGGACATGAGGCAAAACATGTGTAATGGTAAGGAATTCATGTCCTCCCAACATAGCTGccaacttttccttcacttctatcAACAACTTCTCCTGGTGAGTCATCCCTTTGATGGATCCCACGGGCAGGTTTCCCAAGTATTCCTGTAAAGGAATTATTAATCATTATTTCTTGCTATTCATCATTCATAATATACACTGGTAAACCTGTTGCAGTTCAGGAATGAAAGGTAAGAACCTGAGTGACTCCAACATGTCATGAGTGCTGGGACTTGATGCTCTGCCTGTTTAGAACCCAGCCATAAAAAATGTAGAGCAAATAACCTGACTTATGACTATTTTTGGATCATCCATTTTCAGACCACAAGTATTTTCTGATGCCTCATCCACTACTCAGTAACATAGCCACTAGCCACTGATATTTCAGGAAATGTCTATCTCAACTTATAAACTATTTCAAGAAACTACTAATTATTACACAATATCTCAATTCTAAGACTTGGTATCACTAGAAAAAATTTGTCTTCAATAGATcataattaaccctttcacagctaGACAAATTTTTCTCCATGACCAGTTACAACTTTTTAAGGCATATTTTTTTGTGCTACAATCTCTTAAATAATTCTATAGtacagaacagaaaaaaaaatcactgtttttttttttgtctccatgAAAAGCTATTCTTTTTAGTCTCCTGAATGTTAACAGAAAAGATGACCATAGCAGTAAAAAGGTTAATAAAGATGTAAACAGAAAGGTAATGATTAGTAAATACAAAGTCAAGTTTATTCTTGCCCTACCCTGGTAAGTTGTTGCCTCAGATCAGGATTGAGTCGGTAGCCTTGATAGTTGGGAGGACCCTCAATCACCATAGCCCATTCTAGCtcactcacctccctccccatGTCTGAGTAGTGACGGCTCACTGGAAGGTAATGGTATTAAGTAAAGGTGAGAACAACAATATACTACAAAAGTACATCGCCTTTAGCTTACTAGCTGCAAGAATTGAACACGAAAAACTTAAGGTACCTTTTCTCGTGATAAATCCTTGTTATCTTTAATGAATATCTGACCTACTGAATATTATGTAGATTGTTCACAAAATGAGACTACAAAAATATAGATACCAATGAGAGAAACCTTAACAAATGACCTTAGAGAGTTAGACAAGAGTATCCTTGAATGGGTATTATGTAGACTGAGATAGATATAAGATCTTACCATTAATTAAAGACTTCCATACTGTTCCCATTTCTTAACATTTTGTTTTTAACCCATCATTCTTATCATGGTCTATTAACAAAATTAAACtgaacactcactcactttcccATCAGACCATACCAGTTCACTGCAGGACCAAGCCCACGCCAAGTGGTTAGGAGAGATTAAGCCATGTACACCTCACCATACTGCTTGGGACATCTTGATAGGGTTGCCAGCAGGGTTGCCAGGTTAAAAGGTCACAACTCCTCAGCTTATGTCCCATATCTGTTCTtggctaggtgaacaggggctgcCGTGTGAAAGGACACAACCCGAAATAGTTTTCACCCAGCTGGGGATTTGATCCCCAGGCCTCTTGGTTGTGACCCAAGCATGATTAATATTACTACACCATCAACACACTCACTAGTAAAATGCACACATTTAGAGACATGGCAAAGGTGAGGCATACAAGGTCAGTAGCCATATTTCTATTGTATtcatgacaggaaaaaaatgaaagtggtAAAGTGACATTTCAGGATCACAGATTCCTCTTAATTTCATCTCTCTGGTGGGGTACCCAATCTTGAAAAGTtaacttttattatttgttaacTAATTTCCCTAATATTATTTGTCTATACTCACAAGAAAATGAATACTTACTGCTTAAAAGGTTTAGCATGGATGGCTGAAGAGCTGCAGATATCAAGTCTTGAGGGAAGAACCCAAGTGTTGTGAGATACACTACACAGGATACAAAGCATTTAGGGTAATGATTGATTTCCATAGTCCTTTCAGGTTTCCTTAATTCTTCAGCAATCAAGGAGAATATATCAGGTCGACTTGGTGGCACACAGTTGTACAGCATAAGAGCAAAAGTTATTCTTTCAATGTCTTTCAGCCTTATACTACTAATATCACTAGCAAATTTTGAAGCAATTATGTCAATGGCTTGAGGATGGTACACAAGTAAGTCATTGCCCAGAAGAGCCACCTGAAGGAGACACATGTGGTTCAGGCGGTCAAGCTGTGGAACAAGAGAATCCAAGAGGCTGTGCAGCAATTTCCACTGTGTTACAGGAATGCTTTTCCGTAACAACTTGAGGATGGCACACAGTGATGCATCAGAAACACAATCTAGGTTTTCCTGTGTCTTTTTGACAATTCCCTGAACAAGCCTCTCATTTTTTAGGAATGTCTGTGTTTTGAAGAAACCCATTGCTATAACACCAAGCTCCTCAATAGATATTTGAGTGAGTACCTCTGAGATACGCTTCTCTATGTCCTTCTTAATGATAAATGGTTCCAGTTTTCTGCTGAGATTTGCATAGAACAAATACTGGACAAGCTGAGTGGGTCCCATAGTTGATACTTTTCTGCCCAATAGTTTGGTCATTTGAATATTATACATGGAAATTCGTGACAATCGCAGAGCATACCAATGATCAGCTACCAGGAACATGCGAGTCATGTCCCACCTGTTTATTCTCTCTGTACATGCTTGAT
This genomic window from Scylla paramamosain isolate STU-SP2022 chromosome 33, ASM3559412v1, whole genome shotgun sequence contains:
- the LOC135089537 gene encoding FAST kinase domain-containing protein 5, mitochondrial-like, translating into MCAQRLWPTVQALGRGLVSSRSEIIQQGVKAYNAQNFNPNHLSQGHSISSHDRFPLSQRIIHTSRGSFNKVVARSFHSGTVLLVKEFNDTENEHAHAVLRSLPAYHATTVAKEETSGSTFYHQYTFPPLDSEWARCSADEVANRFIATSQECRYRPMDLEDRKHSELCSALVRNLRQLSDNQLLQVLSALSLWPPTNATTTPNFVALWNALDQACTERINRWDMTRMFLVADHWYALRLSRISMYNIQMTKLLGRKVSTMGPTQLVQYLFYANLSRKLEPFIIKKDIEKRISEVLTQISIEELGVIAMGFFKTQTFLKNERLVQGIVKKTQENLDCVSDASLCAILKLLRKSIPVTQWKLLHSLLDSLVPQLDRLNHMCLLQVALLGNDLLVYHPQAIDIIASKFASDISSIRLKDIERITFALMLYNCVPPSRPDIFSLIAEELRKPERTMEINHYPKCFVSCVVYLTTLGFFPQDLISAALQPSMLNLLSMSRHYSDMGREVSELEWAMVIEGPPNYQGYRLNPDLRQQLTREYLGNLPVGSIKGMTHQEKLLIEVKEKLAAMLGGHEFLTITHVLPHVQTPDLVFCTDAEGQPVVLPQEYRDLAATDLKRPLGRPGEIQWNTVVVAGRNSFIRNTEELRGNVHMRKRQLSTLGYYVSVIPYMEYNRKSLRAKLSCLDRSLKEGSSLCLDGRVESAWVNLKASMEKQEEMIG